The stretch of DNA ATTTAATAAAATTCTTTAATTACGATAGCTTACATATTCCGGCCTTGGCTTCGGAAGATATCCACAATTGTGGACAACGCTGTGGATAATTCCGGGAGTGAAACGAAATAATGAATATCCTCTGGAGCGAGGTTCTCTTTGATCTTGAAAGGGAGGTTCCCGCCCAAACCTTCGCCACCTGGATTAAACCTCTGGAGGCATCAAGGGTTGAGAGAGACGTCTTTTTCATAACGGCGCCCAACCGGTTTTTCGCGGACTGGCTCAAGGACAACGGGCTTTCCTCGCTGATCGAGGGGATCCTGGAGCGCCGCCTCGGGACCAGGGTCCGCGTCGAATTCACGATCTCAAAAAAACCCCAGCGCCAGCCTCCTTCCGGCGAGACGGCTAAAAAAGAAAAGAGCGAGTGGCGCGAAAGATCGGTGCGCATAGGCCTTAACCCAAGGCACACCTTTGAATCCTTCGTAGTGGGCCCCTGCAACGAATTCGCGCAGGCGGCCAGCAAGGCGGTCGCGGGCGGCTCCCACCACAATTACAACCCTCTCTTCATCTACGGGGGAGTCGGTCTCGGGAAGACCCACCTCCTTAACGCCATAGGCAACCAGAAGCTGATGGAAAACCCTCAGCTGAAGATTTGCTTCGTCACCTCCGAATCCTTCACGAACGAACTGATTCAGGCTCTCACCAACGACCGGATGAACGAGTTTCGGGCCAAGTACCGGTCGATGGACGTTCTTCTGGTGGACGACATCCAGTTCCTGAAAAAGAAGGAGCGCACGCAGGAGGAGTTTTTCCACACCTTCAACGCCCTCTACGAGAGACAAAAATCCATAGTCCTTTCGAGCGACAAGTTCCCCAAGGAGATTCCCGAGATCGAGGACCGCCTCCGCTCCCGCTTTGAATGGGGGCTCATAGCAGACATCCAGCCGCCGGATATGGAGACCAAGGTCGCGATACTTAACAAGAAGGCGCAGATCGAGTCGATAGAGATGCCCGGCGAAGTCTCCATGTTTCTGGCTTCCCGGGTCTTGTCCAACATAAGAGAGCTGGAAGGCTCCCTTACCCGCGTGGCCGCTTTCGCGAACCTTACCCACACCAGCATAAACATAGAGTTGGCCAAGAAGGTTCTGCAGGGGTCCTCGCAGGGGCCGGAATCCTCCCTGAGCGTGGAGGACGTGCTGAAGGCCGTTTCCGCTCACTGCAAGATAAAGATCTCCGACATAAAGGGAAAGAGGCGCACGAAGGTCATAGCCTGGGCGAGGCAGCTCTCCATGTATCTGTCAAGAGAGCTTACCGACAGCTCCTTTCCGGAGATAGGAAACCGTCTGGGGGGAAAGGACCATTCAACCGTTATGTACGCCTGCGACAAGATAGCCGAAATGGCCGAAAAGGACCGCGACGTGGCCCGGCAGATAAACTCGATAAAGTCCACCCTCGGCAAATGAGGCCGAAGTGAAAAACAATAAAAGAAATCTTGTGGAGCGTCCTGTGGATAAGATGTCGATGAATCCGAACCTTCCCGGAACTGTCTAAAACCGGTTTTTTCATCAACATCTTCTGGACAGCAAAAAACTTTCGCTTCAAAAGGGAAAAGATGAGTTTTCCACAATTTCTGCAGGGCCTATTACTACTACTTTATAAAGGTAATTAATTTAATAAAAGAAGATAGACGGGAGAAAGACGATGCGGATTGAAATCAGCCAGGAAGCTTTTTCGGAGATCATTTCCCGCGCTCAATCCACTCTGGAAAGAAAGAGCACGAGGCCCATTCTGGAGAACGTACTCCTTCGGGCGCAGGGAGAAGAGCTTGTCCTGTCGGCGACGGACCTTCGGATAAGCCTCATTCAAAAATCCGTCTGCAAGGTAAATGAAGCCGGTTCAATCTCCATACCCGGCAGAAAGCTCAACGAAATCGTAAAGGAAATTCCCAGAGGGACGGTCGCTGTAGAAACCAGGGAAAACAACTGGGTTACGATCTCTGCCGGAAACTCCACCTTTCACATACCGGGGACGCCGGCTGAGGAGTTTCCTACTTTTCCCACTCCTCCCGACAATTTTCAAAAGATCAATCCCGCTTCTTTCGACCGCATACTCACAAAAACGGTCTTCGCCGCCTCCAGCGACGAAACCCGGATTTACCTTTGCGGCGTCTTTTTCAAGGAGTGGGTGGACCAGAAGGGAAAATCCTTCCTCAAAATGGTCGCCACCGACGGACACAGGCTCAGCCTTATGGACGAACCCCTCGAAAAGGGGCTCGGCCTGTTTTCTTCGGGAATAATTGTTCCTAAAAAGGGAGTTGCGGAACTGAAATCCCTTCTTGCGATGGGAAAGGAAGTTTTTGAAATAGCCTGCGCCGACGGACGTCTTTACGCGCGGACGGGGGACATTCTTCTCAGCGTTACCCTTATCGACGCGAGTTTTCCCAATTACCAGCAGGTAATTCCCGAGATATCGGGAAACGGGGTCCTCATCTCCTGCGATCATTTCAGAGACGCCATCAAGAGAGTATCCATCCTCAGCGATCAGGAGACGAGATCGGTCCTGACGGAGATAGAGGGAAACCTCATGACCCTGGTTTCCGACAA from bacterium encodes:
- the dnaN gene encoding DNA polymerase III subunit beta produces the protein MRIEISQEAFSEIISRAQSTLERKSTRPILENVLLRAQGEELVLSATDLRISLIQKSVCKVNEAGSISIPGRKLNEIVKEIPRGTVAVETRENNWVTISAGNSTFHIPGTPAEEFPTFPTPPDNFQKINPASFDRILTKTVFAASSDETRIYLCGVFFKEWVDQKGKSFLKMVATDGHRLSLMDEPLEKGLGLFSSGIIVPKKGVAELKSLLAMGKEVFEIACADGRLYARTGDILLSVTLIDASFPNYQQVIPEISGNGVLISCDHFRDAIKRVSILSDQETRSVLTEIEGNLMTLVSDNPGMGDAKETLPVEYAGAPVKVAFNANYLMDILKVMDDETLRMEIKDSLSPALFLGTDKDARFMSVVMPMRVD
- the dnaA gene encoding chromosomal replication initiator protein DnaA; protein product: MNILWSEVLFDLEREVPAQTFATWIKPLEASRVERDVFFITAPNRFFADWLKDNGLSSLIEGILERRLGTRVRVEFTISKKPQRQPPSGETAKKEKSEWRERSVRIGLNPRHTFESFVVGPCNEFAQAASKAVAGGSHHNYNPLFIYGGVGLGKTHLLNAIGNQKLMENPQLKICFVTSESFTNELIQALTNDRMNEFRAKYRSMDVLLVDDIQFLKKKERTQEEFFHTFNALYERQKSIVLSSDKFPKEIPEIEDRLRSRFEWGLIADIQPPDMETKVAILNKKAQIESIEMPGEVSMFLASRVLSNIRELEGSLTRVAAFANLTHTSINIELAKKVLQGSSQGPESSLSVEDVLKAVSAHCKIKISDIKGKRRTKVIAWARQLSMYLSRELTDSSFPEIGNRLGGKDHSTVMYACDKIAEMAEKDRDVARQINSIKSTLGK